Proteins co-encoded in one Cytobacillus sp. NJ13 genomic window:
- a CDS encoding uroporphyrinogen-III synthase has protein sequence MKKLAGKRIALLGSRKIEEIGKLVENQGGIALSRPAQGTTLLKDDKLQNHVRLLIMESFEWIIFTTGIGVETIYQTALDMNEGDALINSLQKANIAARGYKTVNTLKKFDITPSVRDDDGSTAGLIRELSAHSLAGRKVALQLHGDPAPRLKQWLEDNHADFEEILPYTHIPPEEKVMNQLLSELLEGKLDSVFFTSTPQVRNLFSFAGKKKADAQLKSCFSEKVVALSVGKVTAQALHEEGIARVIFPEVERIGSAVFELARFYNNEEGV, from the coding sequence AAAGCTTGCGGGCAAAAGGATTGCACTTTTAGGTTCCCGGAAAATAGAAGAAATCGGCAAATTAGTGGAGAATCAGGGAGGGATTGCCCTCAGCAGGCCAGCCCAGGGAACAACACTGCTAAAAGACGATAAACTTCAGAATCATGTAAGACTGCTAATAATGGAAAGCTTTGAATGGATTATTTTTACTACCGGAATCGGTGTCGAAACCATATATCAAACTGCTCTTGATATGAATGAGGGTGACGCCCTTATCAACAGCCTGCAAAAAGCAAATATTGCAGCAAGGGGATATAAAACCGTTAATACTCTGAAAAAATTTGATATCACACCTTCAGTGCGGGATGACGACGGGAGTACGGCAGGCTTAATTCGAGAGCTCTCTGCTCATTCCCTAGCAGGCCGGAAAGTAGCACTGCAGCTTCACGGGGACCCAGCACCACGCCTTAAACAGTGGCTGGAAGATAACCATGCGGACTTTGAAGAAATTCTGCCATATACCCATATTCCTCCTGAGGAAAAAGTAATGAATCAGCTGCTATCCGAGCTCCTTGAAGGAAAGCTTGATTCAGTATTTTTCACCAGCACACCTCAAGTAAGGAATTTATTCAGCTTCGCCGGGAAAAAGAAAGCAGATGCGCAATTGAAAAGTTGTTTCTCAGAAAAGGTTGTGGCTTTATCGGTTGGAAAAGTTACTGCACAAGCTTTACATGAAGAAGGAATTGCAAGAGTCATTTTTCCGGAAGTCGAGAGGATCGGGAGTGCGGTTTTTGAATTAGCCCGTTTTTATAATAATGAAGAAGGCGTTTAA
- a CDS encoding extracellular solute-binding protein yields MFKKMTAGVMALTLGASLLAGCSSDGADDGKVTLELFSNKSESIETYKGLIKEFEAENPDIKIKLDAPPEAETVLKTRLTKNDLPDIMSIAGNATFGELGRAGVLEDFSGTDLAKTVQPSYIDMINRLVGPEAEGTFGLPYATNANAVIYNKAKFEEHGLEVPATWDEFIASLEKVKAAGDTPIYFTLKDAWTGMIAWNSLGANVAGEDFAEKKNAGETSFMEKYDEVADKMATLVQYGHKDNMGVAYGDGNNAFAGGKSVFYLQGNWAIPEILKANPDMELGVFPMPVTNAPEQNKLVSGVDVLLAVSESTEHKEEAMKFAEFMMNKDTAQKYIDEQKAFSAIEGVYQEDPVFEGIKANFENGTITSFPDHYYPAGMGAENLVQEFLIKKDKEKFLKKMDSEWEKVQNR; encoded by the coding sequence ATGTTTAAAAAAATGACTGCAGGTGTGATGGCATTAACTTTAGGAGCTTCTTTATTGGCTGGATGTTCATCTGATGGTGCTGATGACGGAAAAGTAACGCTTGAGCTATTCTCCAATAAATCAGAAAGCATCGAGACATACAAAGGATTGATTAAAGAATTTGAAGCGGAAAATCCCGATATTAAGATCAAATTGGATGCACCGCCAGAAGCGGAAACAGTCCTGAAAACACGGCTGACTAAAAATGATCTTCCTGATATCATGTCCATTGCTGGTAATGCAACATTTGGCGAGCTAGGCCGTGCAGGTGTTCTTGAAGATTTTTCTGGGACTGACTTAGCTAAAACAGTCCAGCCATCTTATATCGACATGATCAATCGTCTTGTTGGACCTGAGGCTGAAGGTACTTTCGGCCTTCCGTATGCTACAAATGCGAATGCGGTAATTTACAATAAAGCGAAGTTTGAAGAACATGGGCTTGAAGTCCCAGCTACCTGGGATGAATTCATCGCCAGTCTTGAAAAAGTGAAGGCTGCTGGTGACACACCGATCTACTTCACGTTAAAAGATGCCTGGACTGGCATGATTGCGTGGAACTCTCTTGGTGCGAATGTTGCAGGAGAAGATTTTGCTGAAAAGAAAAATGCTGGTGAAACATCATTCATGGAAAAATATGATGAAGTTGCAGACAAGATGGCTACATTAGTCCAGTATGGCCACAAAGACAATATGGGTGTCGCTTATGGAGATGGAAACAATGCATTTGCGGGCGGCAAGTCTGTTTTCTATCTGCAAGGCAACTGGGCAATCCCTGAAATTCTAAAAGCAAATCCGGACATGGAACTTGGTGTATTCCCAATGCCTGTAACAAACGCTCCTGAACAAAACAAACTTGTTTCTGGTGTAGATGTTCTTTTAGCTGTCAGCGAAAGCACTGAGCACAAAGAAGAAGCGATGAAATTTGCTGAATTCATGATGAATAAAGACACAGCTCAAAAGTATATTGACGAGCAGAAAGCTTTCTCAGCCATTGAAGGAGTGTATCAGGAAGACCCGGTGTTTGAAGGAATCAAAGCAAACTTTGAAAATGGCACCATCACAAGCTTCCCTGATCACTATTACCCTGCAGGAATGGGAGCTGAAAACCTTGTTCAGGAATTCCTGATTAAGAAGGATAAAGAAAAATTCCTGAAGAAAATGGACAGCGAGTGGGAAAAAGTTCAAAACCGCTAA
- a CDS encoding substrate-binding domain-containing protein, with translation MSYTIKDVAKKANVSIATVSRILNDQGGYSEKTKFKVIKVIEELGYQPNAVARGLINKRTHTIGVLFPKLSSSLVTDLLDGIEKAANDNGSSVIVCHTESNGEKTMKYLQLLIEKRVDGIIFASEILKDEYYQFVTKTKMPMILLSTESYAYPVPFVKVNDFHAAYAAAKHLIDKGHTKIGMISGNKDDIIAGIPRIEGFKKALLDHGIPLSSENIVFSRGFTFPDGVEGMKKIVEQFPDVTAIFAASDEMAIGALSAAYQLGIKVPEEISIMGYDNLNLAEMSIPPLTTVGQPLAKMGEAAAEMLFTIMETGEIPESRIMPHKIIERMSVKERQ, from the coding sequence ATGTCTTATACCATCAAAGATGTTGCCAAAAAAGCAAATGTCTCCATTGCAACAGTTTCCAGGATTTTGAATGACCAGGGAGGCTATTCGGAAAAAACAAAATTTAAGGTTATTAAAGTGATTGAAGAACTGGGATACCAGCCAAACGCAGTGGCAAGAGGATTAATTAACAAAAGAACACATACGATTGGGGTGCTTTTCCCGAAGCTTTCCAGTTCTCTGGTAACCGATCTGCTCGATGGCATTGAAAAGGCTGCAAATGACAACGGTTCCAGTGTGATCGTCTGCCATACAGAATCAAATGGCGAAAAAACGATGAAATATCTCCAGCTGCTTATCGAAAAAAGGGTAGACGGGATAATTTTCGCAAGTGAAATATTAAAAGATGAGTATTATCAATTTGTAACCAAAACCAAGATGCCGATGATTTTGCTTTCGACAGAGTCCTATGCGTACCCGGTGCCTTTTGTAAAGGTCAATGATTTTCATGCAGCATATGCTGCAGCTAAGCATTTAATCGACAAGGGGCATACCAAAATTGGAATGATAAGCGGAAACAAGGATGATATCATTGCGGGGATTCCCAGGATTGAAGGCTTTAAAAAAGCTCTATTAGATCATGGCATACCGCTGAGTTCCGAAAATATTGTGTTCAGCAGGGGATTTACATTTCCTGATGGGGTTGAGGGCATGAAAAAGATTGTCGAGCAGTTCCCGGATGTTACGGCGATATTTGCAGCAAGTGATGAAATGGCTATCGGTGCCTTATCAGCAGCATATCAATTGGGAATCAAAGTCCCTGAAGAGATATCTATTATGGGGTATGATAACTTGAACCTGGCTGAGATGTCCATCCCGCCGCTGACTACAGTAGGACAGCCTCTCGCAAAAATGGGTGAGGCTGCTGCGGAAATGCTTTTTACCATTATGGAAACTGGCGAAATTCCGGAAAGCCGGATTATGCCGCATAAAATCATTGAAAGAATGAGTGTGAAAGAGAGGCAATAA